One Brevibacillus choshinensis genomic window carries:
- a CDS encoding ATP-binding cassette domain-containing protein: protein MNPLLQVSGIGKEYRKGTQSFHAVSGVDFSISRGETFGLIGESGSGKSTIGKMITGLEHPTAGTVLYEGASLWNGQKFNRLKPGEMQIVFQDPQSSLDPRMRVQAIIQEPLQALPAAERKAKGTTERLHALITRVGLKVEHLNRFPHEFSGGQRQRIAIARALITDPAFVVLDEPTSALDVSVQAHVLNLLQELKRERNLTYLFISHNMSVIRYMCDRMAVMQKGRIVETGTVADIFTNPRDPYTQTLLSTLPSLHAKKVDNECLTEQSYEKSASKSS from the coding sequence ATGAATCCGTTGCTGCAAGTATCTGGTATCGGCAAGGAATATCGAAAAGGCACGCAAAGCTTTCACGCGGTTTCCGGGGTCGATTTTTCCATCTCTCGAGGGGAGACCTTCGGCTTGATCGGGGAATCCGGCTCAGGGAAAAGCACCATCGGCAAGATGATTACCGGTTTGGAGCATCCTACAGCCGGGACCGTTCTCTACGAAGGGGCTAGCCTTTGGAATGGCCAGAAATTCAATCGACTGAAGCCGGGAGAAATGCAAATCGTCTTCCAGGACCCGCAATCCTCGCTAGACCCTCGCATGCGCGTGCAAGCGATCATCCAGGAGCCGCTGCAGGCTTTACCTGCGGCAGAGCGAAAAGCAAAAGGAACGACCGAGCGGCTGCATGCTCTGATTACGCGCGTCGGGCTGAAAGTCGAGCATCTGAACCGCTTCCCTCATGAATTCAGCGGCGGACAGCGTCAAAGGATCGCCATCGCCCGCGCCTTGATTACCGATCCTGCATTCGTCGTTCTAGACGAACCGACTTCCGCCCTGGATGTCTCGGTGCAGGCACACGTCCTGAACCTCTTGCAGGAGCTGAAGCGCGAGCGCAATCTCACGTATTTGTTCATCTCGCATAACATGAGTGTCATTCGCTACATGTGCGATCGGATGGCGGTCATGCAAAAAGGCCGCATCGTGGAAACCGGAACGGTAGCCGACATTTTTACAAACCCGAGGGACCCGTACACCCAAACCTTGCTGTCCACCCTACCTAGTCTCCATGCAAAGAAGGTTGATAATGAATGTTTAACGGAGCAGAGCTACGAGAAATCCGCAAGCAAAAGCAGCTGA
- a CDS encoding MBL fold metallo-hydrolase, translating into MNIQRLPWAGIRISSGDFTIAIDPVSRIPEKFGKSREPMYPLEYFGKVDAVLVTHLHDDHFDPAAITATYGASVPVYVPAEVADTARAAGLTNVIGADVGTTYKLGNGVTATAAPSVDGVGDVQIAWIVEGADHRVIHCGDTLWHGYWWKIAQTYGPFHAAFLPVNGAVLELPGRMPSAQPICLTPEQAVSAAAILGAEMLIPIHYGAVHYPPIYTETPDIVPRLTAAAEGKVKLSLLKPTETLAL; encoded by the coding sequence ATGAACATTCAGCGACTTCCATGGGCAGGTATCCGTATCTCTTCCGGTGATTTCACGATCGCGATTGATCCTGTGAGCCGAATACCTGAGAAATTCGGAAAGTCACGCGAGCCCATGTATCCTCTGGAGTATTTCGGGAAAGTGGATGCCGTACTCGTTACCCACCTGCATGACGACCATTTTGATCCGGCTGCCATAACAGCGACATACGGAGCTTCGGTCCCTGTCTACGTCCCGGCTGAAGTCGCGGATACGGCACGGGCGGCAGGTCTGACAAATGTCATCGGCGCAGACGTTGGCACGACCTACAAGCTCGGGAATGGCGTGACGGCTACAGCCGCTCCTTCCGTTGACGGAGTGGGTGATGTGCAGATTGCGTGGATCGTGGAGGGAGCCGACCACAGAGTCATACATTGCGGGGATACGCTGTGGCACGGCTATTGGTGGAAAATCGCTCAGACGTACGGACCGTTCCACGCTGCTTTTCTGCCAGTCAATGGTGCCGTGCTCGAGCTGCCAGGCAGAATGCCTAGCGCCCAGCCCATCTGCCTGACGCCTGAGCAGGCGGTCTCTGCCGCTGCCATTCTCGGCGCTGAGATGCTCATCCCGATTCATTACGGAGCGGTGCACTATCCCCCAATCTACACGGAGACACCGGATATCGTGCCTCGTCTGACAGCAGCCGCCGAAGGAAAAGTAAAGCTCTCCCTTTTGAAGCCGACCGAGACGCTGGCGCTGTAA
- a CDS encoding ABC transporter ATP-binding protein: MLLEIKELTVEFSSMHDKIKALKNVSISIDQGEIVGIVGESGSGKSVTALTILGLLEKNASIPSGSVTYKGRNILSLDKKALQALRGKEIGMVFQEPMTALHPTMRIGDQLAEVIHRHRKISYREAYQQAIISLAEVQINDPELVARKFPFELSGGMRQRVVIALAMSAPPDLLIADEPTTALDVTIQHEILKLMQDLAAKRGTSVMLITHDLGVVAQVCKRVVVMYAGEVVETGTTEEVLRQPKHPYTKALIGALPDLAQPDQPLSAIPGESPDLRNRPRGCVFASRCADSLPICLEEPPVLEQAFIGATTHQVACWRREAE, encoded by the coding sequence ATGCTGCTGGAAATCAAGGAACTAACCGTAGAGTTTTCGTCGATGCATGACAAAATCAAAGCGTTGAAAAACGTCTCGATCTCCATTGATCAAGGAGAAATCGTCGGGATCGTCGGAGAATCGGGCTCCGGCAAATCCGTCACTGCCCTGACCATTTTAGGACTGCTGGAAAAGAATGCGTCCATTCCTTCCGGCTCCGTTACCTATAAAGGGAGGAATATCCTCTCGCTCGATAAAAAGGCACTGCAGGCATTGCGCGGAAAAGAGATCGGCATGGTCTTTCAGGAGCCGATGACTGCCCTGCACCCTACCATGCGCATCGGCGATCAGCTCGCAGAAGTCATCCATCGCCACCGCAAAATTTCCTATCGGGAAGCGTACCAGCAAGCCATCATCAGCTTGGCGGAGGTACAGATCAACGATCCCGAGCTCGTCGCCCGCAAATTTCCGTTTGAACTGAGCGGCGGCATGAGGCAGCGGGTCGTCATTGCACTCGCGATGTCCGCGCCTCCTGACCTCTTGATTGCGGATGAACCGACCACAGCGTTGGACGTGACGATTCAGCACGAGATCCTCAAGCTCATGCAGGACCTCGCGGCAAAACGCGGGACCTCCGTCATGCTGATCACACACGATCTCGGCGTGGTCGCACAGGTGTGCAAGCGCGTCGTGGTCATGTACGCTGGCGAAGTCGTCGAGACAGGCACGACAGAGGAAGTACTGCGCCAGCCCAAACACCCTTATACCAAAGCACTGATTGGCGCCCTCCCTGATCTGGCACAGCCGGACCAGCCGCTCTCGGCGATTCCCGGCGAATCCCCCGACCTGCGCAACCGGCCGCGCGGATGCGTCTTTGCTTCCCGCTGTGCGGACTCGCTGCCCATTTGTCTGGAGGAGCCTCCCGTACTGGAGCAGGCGTTTATCGGAGCAACCACCCATCAAGTGGCTTGCTGGAGGAGGGAAGCGGAATGA
- a CDS encoding ABC transporter permease subunit gives MSGMTAKTESISGLATTKTVNPFWYKIRRNPLTLFGLFLLLVILLASICAPLISSYDPTKINITQRFAPPSSEHWFGTDEVGRDIFTRILYGARLSLGVGVAVVFGAGLIGTVIGAISGYFGGKLDQIIMRLMDIVLAFPSLVLAMAVAATLGPNLQNAMLAIAIIKIPVYVRLARAETLALREKLFVKAAVTFGIKPWRIIARHIIPNALSPVVIQVTLDIGDAILLVATLGFLGLGAQPPTPEWGAMISIGWKYLLDYWWYPTFPGLALFLASCGFNLIGDGIRDILDPKANR, from the coding sequence ATGTCTGGCATGACTGCGAAAACAGAAAGCATTTCAGGACTGGCAACCACGAAGACGGTCAACCCCTTTTGGTATAAAATCCGCAGAAATCCGCTGACGCTGTTCGGCTTGTTTCTGCTTCTCGTCATCCTGCTGGCTTCGATCTGTGCACCTTTGATCAGCTCATACGATCCGACCAAGATCAACATCACGCAGCGTTTCGCACCACCGAGCAGCGAGCATTGGTTTGGGACCGATGAAGTCGGCAGAGACATTTTCACCCGCATTCTGTACGGTGCCCGCCTTTCGCTAGGTGTCGGCGTCGCGGTCGTATTCGGAGCAGGCCTGATCGGTACCGTGATCGGCGCGATCTCCGGCTATTTCGGCGGCAAGCTCGATCAAATCATCATGCGCCTCATGGATATCGTGCTCGCGTTTCCCTCTCTCGTCTTGGCCATGGCGGTAGCAGCTACCCTCGGTCCCAATTTGCAAAACGCCATGCTCGCCATTGCCATCATCAAAATTCCTGTTTACGTCCGTCTGGCGCGTGCCGAAACGCTCGCCCTGCGGGAAAAGCTGTTTGTCAAAGCGGCAGTCACGTTTGGAATCAAGCCTTGGCGCATTATTGCCCGTCATATCATCCCTAACGCTCTCTCTCCCGTCGTCATCCAGGTCACTCTGGATATCGGCGACGCCATCCTGCTGGTCGCAACGCTAGGCTTCCTCGGTCTGGGTGCACAACCTCCGACACCGGAATGGGGCGCGATGATCAGTATTGGCTGGAAGTACTTGTTGGACTACTGGTGGTACCCGACATTTCCCGGGCTTGCGTTATTTTTGGCTTCCTGCGGCTTTAATCTGATCGGCGACGGAATCCGGGATATCCTCGATCCAAAAGCCAACCGGTAA
- a CDS encoding cytochrome P450, producing MRGKEIIFLSGISKLETNEERWNPFPWYREMRENNPIYFDEEQQVWNLFRYEDVKRALSDYKVFTSERERSTIPIQLDSSINLTSVDPPEHRKRRGLLASAFTPRSLDTWKPRIQSVVDSLIQGLLAEDLSKPVDIYERFAVRLPVTIIADLLGVPNTDWEKIKEWSDILFLPHHQEGLEEVTKQKAKAMKDFGEYLLPLVQQKRRQPQDDILSDLTQAEYEGAKLTDEEVVGSGIGLLGAGNETTTTWLTQCFYYFASKGVYGELRKQPELIPQAAEEVLRYHFIASLDRAVKEDTDVLGVPMKRGEAVIVWISSANRDERQFVNGEAFDIHRQNSKEHLSFGNGQHFCLGAPLARLEAQYALTSFIKQFSNIRIAEGYRPWDHLVSHGFTLTSLPIVIEP from the coding sequence ATGCGAGGCAAGGAGATCATTTTTTTGAGTGGCATTTCCAAGCTGGAGACGAATGAGGAGCGTTGGAATCCGTTTCCATGGTACCGCGAGATGCGGGAGAACAACCCGATTTATTTTGATGAGGAACAGCAGGTGTGGAATCTTTTCCGCTATGAAGACGTCAAGCGGGCACTCTCAGATTATAAAGTCTTCACCAGTGAGCGGGAACGCAGCACGATTCCGATTCAACTGGATAGCAGCATCAATCTCACCTCAGTCGATCCACCCGAGCATCGAAAGCGCCGTGGATTGCTTGCGAGTGCCTTTACGCCCCGCAGCCTGGATACCTGGAAGCCGCGCATTCAGTCCGTCGTCGACTCTCTGATTCAAGGATTGCTAGCGGAGGATCTGTCCAAGCCGGTGGATATTTACGAGCGGTTTGCGGTTCGACTCCCGGTGACGATCATCGCGGACTTGCTCGGTGTACCCAACACGGATTGGGAGAAGATCAAGGAATGGTCGGATATTTTGTTCCTGCCGCATCATCAGGAAGGGCTGGAAGAGGTGACAAAGCAAAAGGCAAAAGCGATGAAGGATTTTGGAGAGTACTTGCTGCCCCTGGTCCAGCAAAAGCGACGTCAGCCGCAAGATGACATCCTGTCGGACCTGACACAGGCCGAATACGAGGGAGCGAAGCTGACGGATGAGGAAGTAGTCGGATCGGGTATCGGGCTGTTGGGAGCGGGGAACGAGACAACGACAACCTGGCTGACACAGTGCTTCTACTACTTTGCCAGCAAGGGAGTGTACGGAGAGCTGCGAAAACAGCCAGAGCTGATTCCGCAGGCTGCCGAAGAGGTGCTTCGCTATCATTTTATCGCCAGCCTCGACAGGGCCGTGAAGGAAGACACCGATGTGCTCGGAGTGCCGATGAAGCGCGGTGAGGCGGTGATCGTTTGGATTTCTTCTGCGAACCGTGACGAGCGGCAGTTTGTAAATGGAGAAGCCTTTGATATTCACCGGCAAAACAGCAAAGAGCACCTCTCGTTTGGCAACGGGCAGCACTTTTGCCTGGGCGCCCCTCTGGCGAGATTGGAAGCGCAGTACGCGTTGACTTCTTTTATCAAGCAGTTCTCCAATATTCGGATCGCTGAGGGATACCGCCCTTGGGACCATCTCGTCTCGCACGGATTTACGCTGACCAGCCTGCCCATTGTCATCGAACCTTGA
- a CDS encoding cupin domain-containing protein, giving the protein MFNGAELREIRKQKQLTLQNLADKTGLSMSLLSQIERGLVDPTVGTFWKICSALEVPINHFFRVKDDHEPVIRKGLHKIIQLKNTMTKYHVLTPLHEGKIEFLLIEIEPGETLEQEQISHSGEECGYILQGELKVLLADREYHLYEGDSIGFNSTSPHRFINPGKSASLAVWARAT; this is encoded by the coding sequence ATGTTTAACGGAGCAGAGCTACGAGAAATCCGCAAGCAAAAGCAGCTGACCCTGCAAAATCTCGCTGATAAGACCGGCCTCAGCATGAGCTTGTTGTCACAGATCGAACGCGGACTGGTAGACCCCACCGTGGGCACCTTCTGGAAAATCTGTTCCGCTTTGGAAGTACCGATCAACCATTTCTTCCGTGTGAAAGATGACCACGAGCCTGTCATCCGCAAAGGGCTGCACAAGATAATTCAACTGAAAAATACGATGACCAAGTACCATGTGCTCACCCCCTTGCACGAAGGCAAAATCGAATTCCTGCTGATCGAGATCGAACCGGGCGAAACGCTGGAGCAGGAGCAAATCTCTCATTCCGGCGAAGAGTGCGGATACATTTTGCAGGGCGAATTAAAAGTGCTGCTGGCTGATCGGGAATATCATCTGTATGAAGGCGATAGCATTGGCTTCAACAGCACGTCCCCCCACCGCTTTATCAATCCCGGAAAGTCGGCTTCGCTGGCTGTTTGGGCTCGGGCGACTTAG